In Pseudophryne corroboree isolate aPseCor3 chromosome 7, aPseCor3.hap2, whole genome shotgun sequence, a single window of DNA contains:
- the LOC134943488 gene encoding uncharacterized protein LOC134943488 isoform X2 — translation MDRLYASLREELQVFEEQVQKCRVNFDLQTLQRALALLLEEHKEQLDNWKHIEQYIQSTSNIGEQRAQLHKYFSWLLSYLEHLRAMKHAFDDHVVFPLCDNLYINDETETPPAPFLLSPPNITSTARQLFHHRRRWALLLSSGTLVQNHHSSGTPHSMALLHCIPDIFEESLVTANLAHNWIILHEARCKNPLTIFQQQPKPGGECQVEEHTAKRLFGSFLSSADLESQTQLKDMREHMMFLLWRAGRAKALEQQVSDSKLKVRSLQQDICELQQLHQKYGKETSGAQKNINLEDQTRLEKLQRQLNLEQFQQRILQCDWQLELEVKPLLIRQLNTLISA, via the coding sequence ATGGACAGATTATATGCATCGTTGAGGGAAGAGCTACAAGTCTTTGAGGAGCAGGTTCAGAAGTGTCGAGTAAACTTTGACTTGCAAACTCTGCAAAGAGCACTGGCCCTGCTGTTAGAAGAACACAAAGAACAGCTTGACAACTGGAAGCACATAGAGCAATATATCCAATCAACCTCCAATATTGGGGAACAGAGGGCACAGCTCCACAAGTACTTCTCTTGGCTCCTATCATATTTAGAGCATCTGCGTGCTATGAAGCATGCCTTTGATGATCATGTTGTTTTTCCGTTGTGTGATAATCTGTATATAAATGATGAGACAGAAACCCCACCAGCGCCCTTCCTGTTATCTCCTCCTAACATTACAAGCACTGCCAGGCAGTTGTTTCACCACAGGCGTAGGTGGGCTCTTCTGCTGAGCTCAGGGACCCTGGTACAGAACCACCATAGTTCTGGAACACCTCATTCAATGGCATTACTGCATTGTATCCCAGATATTTTTGAAGAAAGCCTAGTGACAGCTAACTTGGCACATAACTGGATCATCCTCCATGAAGCTCGGTGCAAGAATCCTTTAACGATCTTCCAACAACAACCAAAGCCAGGTGGTGAATGTCAGGTAGAAGAGCATACTGCAAAGAGACTTTTTGGCTCATTCCTATCTTCAGCTGACCTAGAGAGCCAAACCCAGTTAAAGGACATGAGAGAACATATGATGTTTCTTCTATGGAGAGCAGGACGAGCAAAAGCCCTGGAACAACAGGTGAGTGACTCAAAACTGAAAGTACGGAGTCTACAACAAGACATCTGTGAGCTACAACAATTACATCAAAAATATGGAAAGGAAACCTCTGGTGCACAGAAAAATATCAACTTGGAGGACCAAACGCGGCTGGAGAAACTGCAGCGGCAGCTGAATCTGGAGCAGTTCCAGCAGAGGATATTACAATGTGACTGGCAACTAGAGCTTGAAGTCAAACCATTGCTCATTCGACAGTTAAATACT